The Stieleria maiorica genome includes the window AACGGGGCCAAGTCCGCCTTGAGCAAGCGGATGGTGGGGGAGGATTCCAGGAACGTCAGGATTGCGTCGAGATTCATGGCCAGATCTTAATCACAATCTGGACACGGTTGGTCAGCCGCGTTGGGGGGCGTCGACGGTCTCGGAATCCTGCTTGAGCCGCTTCTCGAACGTCAGCCCCAAATCGGTGATCTTGGTCCTCAGCGTGCTGCGGGCGATGCCCAACAGCTCGCTGGCCTGGGCTTGGTTCCCGTCGGCATGGTTGAGCACCTCGGGCAGCAGGATGCGGTCGATTTCGCTGTGCACTTCTTGGTACAGGTTCGCCGGCCCGTCGGACATCAGGTCTTGAACGAATTTGCGGATGTTGTCCGCATCCAGTTTCGGCGGCGCTTCGCTGGCACCGGCCGGGGCGACACGCCGACAGGTTTCCGGCAGCGAGGAGACGGTCAGGACTTCGCCGACGTTTCGCACCAGGGCGTGCTTCATCGCGCTTTGCAGCTCTCGGACGTTGCCGGGCCAGAGGTATTGTTGCAGCCGCGCCATCGCATCGGGGGCGATGGACCGAATCTGCTTGTGCATGTCCCGGTTCAGCAGGTTGATGAAGTGTTCGGCGAGTACGGGGATGTCTTCGGGGCGATCGCGTAGCGGTGGCAATTGGATCATGAAGACGCTCATACGGTAGTACAGGTCTTCGCGGAATTCGCCGTCCTGGACCATCTGCAGCAGGTTGCGGTTGGTCGCGGCGATGATCCGCACGTCGACGCGAATGGTTTCGTTGTTGCCGACGCGTTCGAAGCTGCCGTCTTGCAGCAAGCGAAGCACTTTGGCCTGGGTGGCCGGTGTCATGTCACCGATTTCGTCCAAGAAGATCGTGCCGCGATTGACTTGCTCGAACTTTCCGATCCGCCGTCGATCGGCGCCGGTGAAGGAACCGCGTTCGTGGCCGAACAATTCACTTTCGAGCAGATTCTCCGGCAACGCGGCGCAATTGATCGCCATGAAGGGTCGGTCGGCGCGGCGGCTGTGTTGATAGATCGCACGGGCGACCATTTCTTTGCCGGTCCCGCTTTCACCCAGGATCAACGCGTTGACATCCTGCGGGGCGACTTGTCCGATCAGCTTGTAGACTTCCTGCATGGCCCTGGAGCGGCCGACGATTTGATCGGCCGACGTGTCCCCGTCGCCGGCGATTCCGAACTGGGCGGGAATGCGGCTCATCAAACTGACGTCGATGGCGCTTTGAACGGTCGCCAACAACTTTTCGAACTCGACCGGTTTGAGCAGGTATTCGAACGCGCCGTGCTTCATCGCGTTGATCGCCGTTTCGGTCGTCGAATAGGCGGTGATGATGATGACCGGAACCCTGGCATCGAGTTCATGGATGATGTTGAACGCGTCCAGTCCCGACATGTCCGGCAGACGCACATCGAGGATGACGGCGTCGGGTTGGTGCTGGCGGACCGCGGCGATGCCGCTTTCGGCGGTCGCCGCGGTGATGACTTCCAAGGAATCCGATTCCAGACTCTTCTTGAGCGAGTAGCGGAGGTTGGGTTCGTCATCGATGATGATTAGTTTCGGCACCTGAGGATCGTCCGATTGCGGGATGGGAATTAGTGCTCTGTCGGCGTTAAGTTTACGGGTTGCGTTTGTCGAGCGGAAAAAGGGTCAGGTACGAATGGCACGGGCTTAGTGAGCCGACGGCGCTAGCCGCGGGCCTTGATACGCCTTTAACACGGCGGTCAGGCCCGAGGCTAGCGCCTACGGCTCAGCGTATTGGTTTAAGCCCGTGCCACTAGTGGCGTAAGGGGACAGGAGACGGCAGCGGCAGGATCACATTCATCACCGTTCCGCCTTCGGGGCGATCTTCGGCGACAAGTCGACCGCCGTGTGCATCGATGATCCGCTGCGAGATCGCCAGACCGAGTCCCAGGCCGGGATCTTTGGTGCTGAAGAACGGTTCGAACATTCGGTTTCTCTCGCTCTGGTCGGTGGGCATGCCACAGCCGTCGTCGGCGACACTTAAGCATACCCACTCGCGGGCCGCATCGAATGCCGGATGTGATGTGTCTCCGCGGCGTCTGCGTTCGACCGCGATGCTGATGTGCCCGTCGTTTGACACGGCGTCCAAAGCGTTGAGCAGTAGATTCAGCAGCACTTGGCGCAACTGCATCGCGTCGCCGCGGACCTCGGCTGATTCGCACGGGAGCTGACATTCGATCTGGATATGTCGCGTCTCGGCGCGACCGGCGACAAGATCGACGGTTTGGCGGACGATCGGCGCCAGTTCGACCAAGCAGAACTGTGGCTCCGACGGCCGTGCGAAATCGAGGAACGTTTGCAGCAAACTGTCGACCCGCGTGATCTCCTCGTCCAACACCGCGATGTCGGTCGCGTTCAGACTTGCCGAATCCGGATTCCGCGCGGCCGCTTGCACCAGGGTCTTCATGCACATCAACGGATTACGCAGCTCGTGCGCCAATCCGGCCGCCAGCTTGCCGACGGCGGCCAGCTGGTCGGCGCGGACGATCTCCTGGTGCCGTTGATGCAACTGTTCGACGACGGAGCCGACTCGTGAGGAAACCGTTTCCAGAACCAGTTGCAGGTCTTGTAAACTGGGGTCCGCCGAAACCTCCACCGGGCCGACGACGGTTTCCAGTTTGCCCGCCACGTCGCGGATCGGAACCGACAGCATGAACATCGTTCGATTGATCGCCCGGGCGACGCCGTAGCCGGCTTCCAAACCCGCGATCGCGCCGCAGACGCCCAAGAAGACCATCACCATGGCCAGTTTCTGTGCCAGCCGTTGGTTCTCCTGGTTGCTCTGCTGAAGCTCCGATTCATTGAAACGCAGGTAATCGTGGGCGGCGACCAGGACCTGCTCGGACAACGTCTTCTCTTCCAACGTGTCGACCGCTTGGGGAGAGATCTCCATGTCGGGATCGTCGATCAATTCGTGGAGCTGCTGAAAATAGCTCTCCAGCCGCTGCTCAAGGTCTGCGACGAAGGCACGCTCCTGGTCGGAGGCGGACAGTTGCCTTGCTTTGGACAGCCAATCGTTGGTCTGAGATTGCTTTTCCGCGGCCCGAAGCAGATAGCTGCGGTCCATCGTCAACAGGAAACGATCGAGTTCGTGACGCATCTCGCGGGTGACCAATTCCAGCTCTTCGGCGCCGCGGATACTTGCCACGTTGACGTCCAGAAGGTGAGAATTCTGTTTCTGAAGTTCGATCACGTACCAGGCCCCGGCCACGCCCAGGCATAATAGGACGCATCCCGTGATGGGCAGGAAGCAGCCGAGCTTGTCTCGCAACTTCATGAATCTCGGTCTCGTGGGGGTGCGGGGGGATCCGGCTGCTTGCGCTCTGTCAGCGTTAAAACTTCGGGTTGCGTTTGTCGAGCGGAAAAGGGTCAGGTACCTGTTGGTGTCCAGCCTTTAGGCCAATGCCGCTAAGTTGAAGCCCGGACGCTCGCGCGAACCGGCTGATGTCAACCGATTATCAGCCGTTTGGCGCGAGCCTACGGGCCCTCCCCAGAGGAAACGACGCTTTACTTAGCGGCATTGGCCTCTAGGCGGCACCCTCGCTGCTACGCAGCGACCGGGATTCGCCTAAAGGCTGGACACCAACGGTTCTCGCGGCGGGCAAACGCTGTGCCTACCCGGTTTAAATCGCACGCTGTGCTGTTTTGTCGTCGCAATTTCGGCCCGAGTGGCGGAAATCTACCAGTGCGACTGAATTTCGACATCCGTGCGGGTGGCTTTGGCTGCGGCGATGTTGAACGTAATCCCTGTGGGCAAGGATTTCCGGAAATGCCGTAGGAATTCATGGGGACGTTGAACCGGCCCGAGCGAGTTGGCGCAAGCTTTGCTAATCCGGGAGGCTAACTGGGCAAGCTGCCCGCTACCGATACTTGATGGAGACCAACAGGACGATGGACGATTCCTCCAATTCGATGCTTTCACCTGGAAACCTGTTTCGCGATTTTACCGCGTCGATTGTGGTGTTTCTGGTGGCGTTGCCGCTGTGCCTGGGGATCGCGTTAGCATCCGGGGCTCCGTTGTTTTCCGGGTTGATCGCCGGGATTGTGGGCGGAATCGTGGTCGGATCGCTGAGCGGATCGCACACCAGCGTCAGCGGGCCGGCGGCGGGTTTGACGGCGGTGGTGTCCGCCCAGATCGCGAACCTGGAAACCTTCGATGCGTTTTTACTGGCCGTAGTCGTCGGCGGCTTGATCCAAATCGGGCTGGGGATCGCGAAGGCCGGGGCGCTCTCGGCGTTTTTTCCCAGCAGCGTGATCAAGGGGCTGTTGGCGGCGATCGGTGTGATTCTGATCCTGAAACAGATCCCGCACCTGTTCGGTCACGATACCGATCCGGAAGGCGAGATGTCGTTTTCTCAGCCCGATGAGGAGACGACGTTCTCGGAGCTGGGAACGTTGATCGACGGCGAATTGCACCTGGGGGCGGCGGTGATCGGACTGATCTCGCTGGCCTTGCTGGTGTTTTGGGATCGGACGAAACCGCTGAAGAATTCCGGTGTCCCGGGGCCGCTGGTGGTGGTGCTGTTCGGCGTCGCGCTGCAGGCTCTGTTTGCGACCTTCGGCGGCAGCTGGTCGGTCGGCGCGTCGCACTTGGTCCAGATTCCGGTCGCGGAAAGCCTTTCGGACTTCGGCAGCTTTCTGCGGCTGCCCGATTTCTCCCAGTGGGCCAACCCCGCGGTCTACATCGGGGGCATCACGATCGCCATCGTGGCATCGCTGGAAACGTTGTTGAACCTGGAAGCGACCGACAAGCTAGACACCCAGCGCCGCAACTCTCCGCCAAGCCGCGAGCTGTTGGCGCAAGGGGTCGGCAACGTGACGGCCGGAATGATCGGGGGCATCCCCGTCACGTCGGTGATCATCCGCAGCAGCGTGAACGTCAATTCCGGCGCCCGGTCGAAGTTGTCGACGATTTCCCACGGCGTGTTGTTGTTGGTGTGTGTCGGTTTGTTCCCGGCCTATTTGAACATGATCCCGCTGTCCTCGTTGGCCGCGATTCTGTTGGTCACGGGATTCAAACTCGCCAGCCCGAAGCTGTTCAAACAAATGTGGAGCGAAGGCCGCTATCAGTTCATCCCATTCTTCACGACGGTGGCGGCGATCGTGCTGACGGACTTGCTGATCGGCATCCTGATCGGATTGATCATCAGCGTGCTGTTTATCCTGAACAGCAACCTGCGGCGTCCGATCCGCCGGATCGTCGAGACCCACTTGGACGGGGACATCATTCATATCGAATTGGCCGACCAAGTCAGCTTTTTGAACCGCGCCGCATTGGACAAAGTGTTCACCGAGGCAAAGCGGGGAACAAAAGTATTGATCGATGCTTCCGGATCGGATTACATCGATCCGGACATCTTGAGCCTGATCCGGGACTTCAAGAACAACATCGGCCCGGCACACGGCGTCAGCGTCAGTCTGCGTGGCTTCCGCGAGAAGTATGAACTTCACGACGACATTCAGTTTGCGGACTACTCGACACGAGAGCTGCAAAGTCGCATCACGCCGGATCAGGTGTTGACGATTCTGCGTGACGGGAATCAGCGGTTCCGCACCGGACACCGGATCAGTCGTGACTTCGGGCGTCAGGTGGGTGCGACGGCGACGGGGCAAAGTCCGTTGGCCGTGATCCTCAGCTGCATCGATTCCCGCGTCCCGGCCGAGTTGGTCTTTGACCTTGGGATCGGAGACATTTTCAGCGTCCGCGTGGCCGGCAACGTCATCGGCACCAAGTCACTGGGAAGCATGGAATACGGCGTGGCGGTGGCCGGTGCAAAACTGGTGGTCGTGCTGGGCCACACGCGCTGCGGCGCGGTCACTTCGTCGGTGGAATTGTTCGATCAGCGGGCCGATGTGGAACAGGCCAGCGGTTGCGGTCACCTGCATTCCATCGTGACGGAGATCCAGCAATGTATCGAGCCGGATCAATGCAGGGGCATCGGCGAGATGACACCCGAAGCCAAAGACGCGTGTATCGATAGCGTCGCACGGAAAAACGTCCAGCGAACGGTGCACGAGATCATCACCCGTAGCAGCGCGATTCGTCAGGCCGTCGACGCTGGCGAAGCGATGGTCGTTGGGGCGATGTATGACGTGAAAACCGGTGAGATTGACTTTATGATCGATCAGGCGGTCACCGCGGAAACGACCGGTAACGTTAACGTCTAATGCTGCGCTCTGATTCTCTTGTTCCGGTTCATGGGTGGTTTGCGATGTGGGCAGGTGCGCATGGCACGGGGATAAGGCAATAGGGATGCAGCAACTGCTGGTATTGGGCTTTAGCCGCCTCTGTCGCTGCGAAGCAGCGACCGGGAATCGCCTAAAGGCTAGACACCAACACTTACGCCCGTAACATTCGTATCTGACTTTTTTCGCTAGGCCGTCGTCAACAGGAGGGACGCGGATGCATCCCAATGAGAGTTTGACGACGTTCACGTTGGCCGCTGCGCTGGGCGTGTGTCTGTTCACGGTGGCGACATATTTGCGGACGTCACCGATCGTCGTGTTGCTGCTCGGCGGCGTGATCGTCGGTCCCGAGGGTCTGGGGCTGGTCCATCCCGATTCGCTGGGTGAAGGGCTGGGCACGATCATTTCCCTGGCCGTCGCGGTCATCCTGTTCGAAGGCGGATTGACACTGGACCTGGGCGGCTACCGTTCGGTCAGCCAGGAGATCTGGCGGGTGCTGACCATCGGCGTGTTCGTCACTTGGATCGGCACGACCGCGCTGCTGCGATTGATCTTCGGATTCGACCTCGTCTTTTGTGTGCTCGCGGCCAGCTTGGTGATCGTGACCGGACCGACGGTGATCGGTCCGTTGCTGCATCGCATCCGAGTCCAAGCCAAGCTGCATCACATCTTGCACTGGGAAGGCGTGCTGATCGATCCGATCGGAGTCTTCCTGGCTTTGTTGAGCTTTGAGTTTTTTGTCAGCACCGATGGCACGTCACAGTTGGTCATCAAGGACTTGTTGCTGCGGTTTGCCGTCGGCGTGGTGCTGGGGATTGCGTTCGGGTTTCTACTGGACTGGGTGCTCCGTCGCGACTGGATCGGCAAGGCGCACATCAACACCTTCGTGCTCGCGATGGCGATGTTGAACTTTGCGTTGGCCGACATGGCGATCAGTGAAAGCGGCTTGCTGAGTGTGACCGTTGCGGGGCTGGTGCTGGGAAGTCGCAATTCGCCACCATTGCGTGACATCGTTCGCTACAAGATGGCGCTCAAGGATTTTTCGATCGGACTGTTATTCGTCTTGTTGGCGGCCAACCTGGATCTCGGCGCGTTCGTCCGCTATGGCTGGCATCTGGTCGTGGCCGTCGCCGGGATCATGTTGATCGTCCGCCCGCTGAACATTTTTCTGTCGATGCGGCGGAGTCTGCTGACTTGGAAAGAGAAACTTTTTCTCGGCTGGATCGCACCGCGGGGAATTGTCGCCGCGTCGATGGCATCGGTCTTCGCACTCGAACTGGGGCGGCGCGGGGTCGACAACGCCGTCTTTCTCGAATCGTTCACCTATTCGGTGATCGCCGGCACCGTTGTGGTGCAAGGGATCACTGCCGGGTCGGTCGGACGGTGGCTGGGTGTCGTTCGGCCGGTGCCCACCGGATGGATCATCGTCGGGGCACATGCGCTGGGCCGACAGATCGCCAAGTTCTTCATCCGGCACGGCATCGATGTCGTGCTGATCGACACCAACGCGCGCGAGGTGCGGGATGCCGAACGCGAGGGGCTGGTCGCGATCAGCGAAGACGCCATGCAATTGAATCCCGAAAATCACGCCGAATTGTATCGCTGTGGAAACCTATTGGCGCTGACTGCCAATGCCGACCTGAACCGGATGCTGTGTCGACGTTGGTCGGAATTGCTTGAGGATGCGGCGCTGTTTCGGTGGGAAAAATCCGGTTACCAAACCGCGGGGAATGAACACCTGTTGGTCGGTCAGCGCGTTTGGGTGGAGTTGCCGTTGAATCGCTGGATGCATCCCAACAGCGAATCCCCGCCGCTGCAGGTCAAACGACGCGAGACGGCCGCCGTTCCCGACACCAAGAACGTGCTGATGACGGTCCGCGGAGGAAAGGTGATCCCGGGAAGCCCACGCGACATTCAAGACGACGACATCGAATGGTTGGTGTACGACGGTAGCGATGCACAAGATTCGAGCGTCCTGCCATTGGTTGCCCAGAACGTGGTGTTCTCCGAGCAAACGGATCTGCAGGAGCTTTACCGCGAGATGCTTCATCACCTGCATCGGCAACTTCCGGGCATCGATCCTGAACAGATGCTGATCGAAATCTGGCGACGTGAAGAAGACTACACCAGCTTGCTCGGTCACGGGATCGCGTTGCCACACACTTGGTCGCCCGCGGTGGACCGCGCGACGTTGATGGTTGCACGCCCAAAACATCAACTGCTTTGCCCGCTGACGGATCTGCCGATCGAAATCGTGTTCATGTTGCTCAGCCCCATCGGCGAGCCCGACGAACATTTGGCGTGTCTGTCGCACATCGCGCGTCTGATCGGAACGGAGTCCCAGCGGCAGCGGATCCTCGATGCTTGTGACGCTGACGAGTTGCATCGGCTGATCGCGTGCAGCTGACCGGGATGCCGGTTCGCAGAGATGTCCAACACCAATCGCACGACGACGATGAAGCAATGCAGTTCGGTGAGGCCAATCGGGGCTGTGAAGGGGCCCACGCTCGCATCCGATGTCATTGCTACATGGCCGGGTCCGAGCCAATGGACGCGGCCTTTTTTTGTAGAATTGGGGCGGAGAATCTCACATGGGTGCTTCCTGTCGTGACCAAGCAGATCATTGAATTTGAAAGACACTCAAGGAAAAGCCTTCAATCAAACTGGTAGCACCAGCCCTCTGCGTTTCCACCCGCGGAACGGTGAGCGTCCGACAAGTTGAGCCCGATTCGCGTTTAGATTGAGCTGAATCAAATCATGCATGTATCCATTAAGACCGACGACTTCATTGTCACCGGACAAGACCGACTCAAGCTCGGCGAGCACAAGACAAGAATCAAGGACGTCTACGACGGTAAGAAAGAATACAAGAGGTGCATCGAAGAGTTTCAGGAAGAAATCAACGACCTGCAGCGGATGATGTATGCTCACGACCGCCACAGCATGCTCTTAATCTTTCAAGCGATGGACGCGGCCGGCAAGGATGGCACCATACGGGCCATCATGTCCGGCGTAAACGTCCACGGTATCGTGGTTCATCCTTTTAAGCAGCCAACCGCCGAAGAACTGGATCATGACTTCCTTTGGCGGACCACGAAACGGCTTCCGCAGCGGGGCCGCATCGGCATCTTCAATCGCTCGTACTACGAGGAAGTGTTGGTGGTGAAGGTCCACCCGGAGATTGTGCGAAAATCGCAGAAGCTGCCGGCCGAACTGACCCGCGACATGCACAAGTTCTGGAAGCATCGCTACGAATCGATCCGCGACTTCGAAAAACACTGCGGACGAAACGGGACCAAAGTACTGAAGTTCTTCCTGAATCTTTCCCGTGACGAGCAGCGCGAGCGCTTTCTCGACCGCATTGACGAGCCGGACAAAAACTGGAAGTTCAGCGAAGGCGATGTCGCTGAGAGGAAGCACTGGAACGCCTATCAACAAGCCTACGAAGAGGCCATCAATGCCACGGCGACCGAGGAAGCGCCTTGGTTCGTCGTGCCGGCCGACGACAAGAAGAACATGCGGCTGATCGTCGCGCAGATCATTCTGGAACAACTGAAGTCGTTGGACATGAAGTATCCCGAGGTGAGCCAAGACCGCTTGGATGAGCTAACGAAGTACCGTGAAATGCTCAAAGAAGATTGACGTGCGTATCCGTCCCACAAAGCAGTTCCTGCATGGAGCCACGTGAATCGATTCTTAAGATGTCAGACGCAATGAACGCCGCCGTCATTGGACGGCAGGACGTTGTCGAGCGGATGCTGATTGCCCTCTGTGCCAGGTCGAGTCATCGTCGCGACCTCAATAGCGCCACCCGAAACCGGTATTGGAGAAGAAGTGTGGCGATTGATGATTGAGTCCCCAACCCAAGCGGAGGCCGATCTCTAGGTTTGGGGTAAGCAGGTAGTGAGCACCAGGCGAGAAAAAGTGCTGGGACGACTCCTCCTGACGGCCATCCGAGAAAATCCCGAAGTACTCGACGTGTGCCTTCCAGCGTTCACCGACCGGTACTTTTAGCACGGTCGAGGGCGCCCAGACGTTGAAGTGGTCTTCCTCCAGGCTGCTGGTGCTGTAGCGAATGGCGGAATCCCAGAGCACACCTTCCTTCAATTCCCAACCAAAAATGTAGGTGGCGGATAGCTGAGTCTCTGTCGACTCGCCGCTCGTCGGAGTAAAACCCTGCACCAACACGGAGCGTTCCGGTCGCCACCCGCACTGTTCGGCTAGCAAAGCCTTCGCGCCGTAAAATATTCGCGACTCCCGCTCGAGTTCCGATCCCTCTCGTAGGTCGCTGGGCACATTCGCAGAAATGGGGCTCCCCGCGCCGCCGGTTTCGTAGTTCCAGCCGAGCCTAAGCTCCAGCCATTCGCTCACGCCTCTTCGGAGCAGGAGTTCTGGGTAGCTATGCGTTTCAGGCACTGTCCGGTTGTCGATAAACGAATACGCCGCCTCAGTGATCCAACGCCCTTTGCCAGCCGTCGTGGTGGCAGGTGTAAAGGAGTCTCGGTCCGTCTCGATTTCGTCTTCTACTTCGACTTCTGTGGCTCTCTGATCGCTCAGCAATGGCTCAATACCCAAGGATGTTTGGGCATGCAATTCGCCGCACGCAAACAGCCAGATTGCGAAGAACAGATGCCATTTTCGTTGCAAATGCACGGATTCTACCAATCAACAAGGAATGCGGTCTCTGTGTATCATCGTCGGGGAAACTCCGCCGAGAGCAGGTCTGCGACTATTGTCCGTCGCAATTCAAATATCTGCACCGGATGCCGCAGGCCGTGTGACCGGCTCAACCGCTACTGCTTTTCGGTCCACTTCATCACCTCGGCACGCGAACGAGAGCGGATGTGGTCGGGGGAGTGCGGGGAGGTTGCACGATCGAGGCGGGGGCGACGAAACGCGTTGTCTTGGACGAGACTCATTTTTAAAGATGCCAGGGACCGGATCTATCCGCCGCATCCCCCGCGGGGACAGTGAAACGTGAATCCGAAGGCGATGAAGTAACCGTCCACCTTTGCGGTCGTGTCGCCAAACGATTTGTCGTTTTCGAACACGCCCCCGACGGTCACGTCAAAGTTCATGTTGGGAACAAGATTCGTGATGCCGACGCCGCCGGTGATGCGATGCTGGGCGATCGCTGCAAATTGGCCCTGGACATACTGTACCGATGGGATGCCGCCGACGGGGACCACGCCGCCGATCGTGCCCGGAACGGCGTCGCGAGTTGGATCTTCATTGAACGCGTAACCGAATCGCAACTTCAGCCGCCGTGTTGCTCGGTATTGACCGCCGAACTGGAATGCCCATTGATCGTGGTACAGGGAACGAAAGAAATCGGTGTCGTCCCAGTTCTTGTAGATCACATCGGCGGCCAACAACAGTCTGCCGCCCATCATGCAGCGGTTCGCAATTCCCAATCCAACATTCATCGGATGATCCAGATTCAGATCCTGGTAGGTGTTTGCCAGCGGACCGGTTGCGAATCGAACGACGTTGTCAAACTCCAGTTGCTTTTCCGATTGCCAATACCCTCCGATGCTGGTGCCGCGGCCCAGGTCATAGTTTGCTCCCAGGGTAAAGCGAGTCGCATAGTCGGTTTGTGAGGAGCTGGACTGAACAAAAGGTCCGTCCAGCACGGAGGTGCCCAGCGTGAACGATCCGCCGACCGCCAGTCGTGGCGTGAGATTCACCGCGGCGCCGCTGACAAGGTCCAACGCCAAGTAAGATGCCTGCGTTCCGTTGGATTCGGGGATATGTCGAAAGTCGACCGCCAGACCGGCATTGGTCATGAACCCCAAACCGAAGGTCACCGGCAACCCCAGGAACTCAGTCTGGTGAATCGCTCCGATGTTCGGCGCAAGCGCGAGTGGTGCATCGGATTTTGCAGAATAGGGATCAACGCCGACCAAAGGCAACGAGTCCGTCTGGGTGACGTTGTAGGTCGGTTCGATCAAGGCGCCACCGAAGCCGAAGGTCGGGCCGCTGAACTGAGCCATCGTTGCCGGATTCCCGTTGATCGCCGACTGCAAGTCTTGGGGACGCGATAGACTTGCACCTCCCATCGCGCCTGATGCGGGCATCATGTTGTTGTGCAGTTCAATGCCATAGCTTTGTGCGGTCGCAGTCCGGACCGCAGTAAGCGAGCCGAGCAGGAGTAACAGGCATAGAATGAATCGTTTCATGATCAAACCGTCTGTCAGCGTAACAATCGGGAAACAGCGTTCAGCCCACAACATCGGTCCAGCCTGACCTGCGGCGACGGATAATCGGTCGAAACGACACGGGGCCGGGGGCAAATCGCAGCGAAAATCCGCACTGCCGGCACAGGGCCGGCAATCCGCAAACCTTGCCGGGCCGGGACAGCCGGAACTTGCCATTGCGTGTTGCGGATTCTGACGGTTGTTGTCGATTTTCGAATCAGTCGCTTTGTTCTGTTTCCGAGCACGAGTCTGCTGATGCGATGGTTCGCCGCAATCACCGTTTGCATGATGCTGTCGATGTTCTTGCATCGATGCAGTGCTCAATCCTCAGGCACTGAGGATGACTTCAGTTGGCTCGATCGTGTGAAGGTGGGCTATGACGGTGGCTTTGTGATTGCCAGTCAATGTGACGCCGATCTGCATGCCGGGCGCGAACCCTACCGATTGAAGATCAACGGCTGGGGGCAACTGCGACACACCGTCACGGATTGGTCATCACCGGATCGAGATCTGAATCAACTGCAGCTCAAACGTGGACGTCTCGTCTTTTCCGGAAACGCCTTCAATCCGAACTTTCAGTACTTTGTCCAGCTCGATGCCCGCAGCACCAGTGGTGACGACGTGCGATTGCTGGACTACTACCTCGACTACGACGTCGGCAACGATCAGCTAGGGCTCGCGCCGGGAACGGTGACGTTTCGAACCGGCAAGTAC containing:
- a CDS encoding polyphosphate kinase 2 family protein, translated to MHVSIKTDDFIVTGQDRLKLGEHKTRIKDVYDGKKEYKRCIEEFQEEINDLQRMMYAHDRHSMLLIFQAMDAAGKDGTIRAIMSGVNVHGIVVHPFKQPTAEELDHDFLWRTTKRLPQRGRIGIFNRSYYEEVLVVKVHPEIVRKSQKLPAELTRDMHKFWKHRYESIRDFEKHCGRNGTKVLKFFLNLSRDEQRERFLDRIDEPDKNWKFSEGDVAERKHWNAYQQAYEEAINATATEEAPWFVVPADDKKNMRLIVAQIILEQLKSLDMKYPEVSQDRLDELTKYREMLKED
- a CDS encoding transporter; its protein translation is MHLQRKWHLFFAIWLFACGELHAQTSLGIEPLLSDQRATEVEVEDEIETDRDSFTPATTTAGKGRWITEAAYSFIDNRTVPETHSYPELLLRRGVSEWLELRLGWNYETGGAGSPISANVPSDLREGSELERESRIFYGAKALLAEQCGWRPERSVLVQGFTPTSGESTETQLSATYIFGWELKEGVLWDSAIRYSTSSLEEDHFNVWAPSTVLKVPVGERWKAHVEYFGIFSDGRQEESSQHFFSPGAHYLLTPNLEIGLRLGWGLNHQSPHFFSNTGFGWRY
- a CDS encoding OmpP1/FadL family transporter, translating into MKRFILCLLLLLGSLTAVRTATAQSYGIELHNNMMPASGAMGGASLSRPQDLQSAINGNPATMAQFSGPTFGFGGALIEPTYNVTQTDSLPLVGVDPYSAKSDAPLALAPNIGAIHQTEFLGLPVTFGLGFMTNAGLAVDFRHIPESNGTQASYLALDLVSGAAVNLTPRLAVGGSFTLGTSVLDGPFVQSSSSQTDYATRFTLGANYDLGRGTSIGGYWQSEKQLEFDNVVRFATGPLANTYQDLNLDHPMNVGLGIANRCMMGGRLLLAADVIYKNWDDTDFFRSLYHDQWAFQFGGQYRATRRLKLRFGYAFNEDPTRDAVPGTIGGVVPVGGIPSVQYVQGQFAAIAQHRITGGVGITNLVPNMNFDVTVGGVFENDKSFGDTTAKVDGYFIAFGFTFHCPRGGCGG